From a region of the Toxotes jaculatrix isolate fToxJac2 chromosome 7, fToxJac2.pri, whole genome shotgun sequence genome:
- the prxl2c gene encoding peroxiredoxin-like 2C → MAEVVSPITRQVTKENREIRSPPVDIRLEDVEDCLIYDQHGVSFPFKTLYQDRKSVIIFVRNFLCYSCKEYVEDLSKIPREALKDADVRLIVIGQSAHHHIEPFCTLTGYPYEIYVDPERCIYQKLGMKREEKFTDSANPSPHVKSSVFMGQMRSIWRAMTSPAFDFQGDLHQQGGAIIAGPGSQVHFTHFDMNRLDHMPINWLLQLAGVQQTLDFSDKPKIIHV, encoded by the exons atggcagaagTAGTTTCACCAATAACTCGACAAGTAACTAAAGAAAATCGGGAAATTAGGAGCCCTCCTGTCGATATTCGTCTTGAAGATGTCGAAGATTGTTTAATTTACGACCAGCATGGAGTCTCTTTTCCTTTCAAGACGTTATATCAAGACAGGAAATCGGTCATAATTTTCGTGCGG AATTTCTTGTGCTACAGCTGCAAAGAATATGTGGAGGATTTGAGCAAAATACCGAGAGAAGCACTGAAG GATGCTGACGTTAGACTGATTGTGATTGGTCAGTCTGCTCATCATCATATAGAG CCATTCTGCACACTGACGGGATATCCGTATGAAATATATGTGGACCCGGAGAGGTGCATTTATCAAAAGCTTgggatgaagagagaggagaaatttACAGACTCTG CAAACCCTAGTCCCCATGTGAAGTCCAGTGTTTTTATGGGCCAAATGAGGAGTATATGGAGAGCCATGACGAGCCCTGCATTCGATTTTCAGGGTGACCTACATCAGCAAGGTGGAGCCATCATTGCAGGACCAG GCTCTCAAGTTCATTTTACCCATTTTGACATGAACCGCCTGGATCACATGCCCATTAACTGGCTCCTGCAGCTCGCCGGAGTTCAACAGACTCTTGACTTCAGTGATAAGCCAAAGATCATCCATGTATAG